Within the Gracilinema caldarium DSM 7334 genome, the region TTCATTACCACTAACTGTGGTGATACTATTTCCCGTACTTTGGTTTTCTTTATTTTCTTTTATATCACCAATATTACAAAATATTACCATACCAAAGCGTTCTAGTTTCTATGGCCAGAGTGGAATACTTGTGATTTTATTTGGATTGCTACTAGCGATCACCATAGATATTTCTTTTATGCCAGTCTTCATCTGGGCCTTATTCTGGATATTTTTAGGATCACTGGTTCATAACTATTTTATAAACCTTCTTAGTTCATTACTTGCGCCGGTACAAATAATAATACTATACATTCTTACAGCTGTAAAAAACAATGCAATCTATCCTCTTTATATCTATCCATCGCAATTTCAAAATAGCCTAGTACTATCATTTATTGTTTTACCATTTATCTTGTTGTGGAAACGAACTATTTTACTTAGGATTCAAAAAAGCAAGCAAAGGTTACAACGAAATAAGTATGGAATAAGTAAAGCTATTTTTACTGTTGTTCTTCTTTTAGTAATTTTGAGCATAGGCCCTACTATTATATCAACAAATAACAAAGATAAAGATGTTACAACGAATAGTGATACACCACTATTTAGTACCAATCTTTCAAGCACTTCATTTTTAAATCAAAAAACTATTTCAATCATGCTGAAAGCAAAAACAACTATAGATCGTTATCAGATATATGTATTAAAAAATGACGTACAAAATATTTCCTTAATAGAAAGTACCATACCATTTGCAAAAACTGAAACGGGAGATTTGTATTCAGATCTCACAGGGTATCCAGATACTCATTTTACCTTTGACATACTTTTGCCAAAAAACGAAAAACTATCTATTAGGATTATTGGAAAATTCGGACATAATATAACAGAATATTTGCTAACAATCCCTTAATTACTTTTTATTCAAGAGCCAGCTTAATTTCTTCCACATGAGAAGTGATATCTTGTTCAATAGCTTTTCGAGCTTCTATAAGGGCAGATTGTATGGCGGCGGATTCGGTGCCCCCCTGACCTTTAATCGAAATAAGCGGTCTCGCGATTACGATCCTACCATCACTTCGGATGATACGTAACAGCGTCCGGGCTGTACTGGTAAATATGTTATATTTTTTTCCATTAAAAACCATTTGTCGAGGTGCATCATATTGGATATCGGCTAAAACCAAGTATGACACACTGATTCCACCTAAAGTACAAGCCTTTTGAATTGCTTCAAAATTCCCTTGCAAGGCGGCAAAAAATATTATTGGATCCAAAGTTGATGCTGCAGGCAAGAGCTCAAGGCCAGTGCCATTCAAAGCCCTACCGATGCTATCTATAAGAGATGCGGCAGCCCCCATAGTTAGTGAGCCTGCAGACTGTTCATCAGCCGGCCTTTCAGAGGCAAAGATGCGGGCTGTTCGAGCAGGTACAATATAGGTAAAATCTCGGTGGATTTCAGGGAAAGCTTTTGTTTTACCTCGGTTAGAAATGACTAGCATCGCCCTAATGAGCACGGGCTTATCGGTCCGGCTAATACTTCGGACTATGGTTGACGCAACACCATGTGAATCGGTAGCACTTGTAAGAGTAATATCCCCCATACCATTTACAAAGGAAAAATGGATTGGCGCATCGGCCACCACCGCTTTGCCATAGTCATAATTTATCAGCAACCGGACTACAGGCATAATACCTATGCCCTTCGCAAGGTCCTGAATATTCCCAGACCGCTGGGTACCATCTTCTTTTATCCATTCATCTCCCGCTTCCATTGAAAACCGAGCGCTAATCTCAGTGATTTTTTGATCCGCCCACCATACTAGTTCTCTACGGCGGGCATTACGTTTTGCATCGGTTTCCGCTTTAGCTTCATCATTTAACGCAAGAATACCAACAAGATGTTTTAAAGCTTCTATAGGATGATTGGTATCCAATGCATTCTGAGATGCCTGGATAAGGCTCTCCATAGATGTCATTACATCCTGCTCTTGTTCGGAATATATGTTGATACTTAACCATAACAACAAGAATAGAACGAACACTTGTTTCATAGGGCTATGCATACAAAGGCACTCCATAGCTACTCATGTTACTCTTTCCAAGACAATCGAAGCTCAACTGGTTCAGGACTTAAGACGAGATCGGATACAGATGATGTATATCGGACCGTAGTACCTGTTACGGTTGCTTGGCCTATTTTCCCACTAGCAGACACTAAAGGGGGCGAAGGATAGGTAAAGCGTACATCTATAGTATAGCCTGTAAATATGGTATGCACTAGGTTTTCCAAGTCCTTATCGACATTTTTAATACCCTTGACAAGGACCATACTCATGACTCTATTATCCCCCTCTGATATAAGTTTTACTGATTGACCAGATGCATCGAGGAACCCCATAAGAGCTTCCAAATTTGCAAAGGCAAGCTCAGCTTTAACGATAACATTCTTTTGGTCCTGGCTCAAACTATAGGAATTTAAGGTAAGCCCCGGCACACGGCTCAGTGTTCGTTCAAAATCGGTACGACTTACCGGCAGGGGAAGTTGCTTTTCATTACCATCGAGCTTACCCAGTGCTTCAAACATCCGGGAAAGCCTGTATTCTAGCTGGATTGTACCGGAACCATTCTGACGAATAGTAACAGTTGAGTTTAATCCGATACAGGAAGTGAATGATAATACTACAAGAACGCCAAGACTTAATAAACCAATTTTATATAACTTCATAGAAAGCTTCATAAAATCACTCCTTTTATCAAAATTCTTCTGAATAAATCTGAACATCCTGAATACGCACAGGTGCTTCATGTTCAATCATGGTAAAGGCCTTGTTTAACACCGACTCACCAAAGGATCTTGAATTAGATACTAAGGCTCCTCCAATATGGGCAAAAGAAAGGGAATCCTGTAAATCCACCTCGGCGGCACTGATATGAAATTGTCGATGTAATTTATCTTTAATAGATCTAACAATTTTCCGCTTATCCTTTATACTTTCCACATCGGGAATTTCAAAGATCAGCTGTATCATTGAAACGACCATACTAACACCTCCCTGGCTGTAGACCAGGTAATCTTGTAGTATACTATACACTATTCATGGGACCTTTGCGAAGCACCAGTCATTACTTATTAAAAACACTACTCGCTATCTT harbors:
- a CDS encoding DUF503 domain-containing protein; amino-acid sequence: MVVSMIQLIFEIPDVESIKDKRKIVRSIKDKLHRQFHISAAEVDLQDSLSFAHIGGALVSNSRSFGESVLNKAFTMIEHEAPVRIQDVQIYSEEF